A genomic window from Solanum dulcamara chromosome 11, daSolDulc1.2, whole genome shotgun sequence includes:
- the LOC129873163 gene encoding BOI-related E3 ubiquitin-protein ligase 1-like isoform X1, with amino-acid sequence MAVEARHLSLLNQQIRSGFIYNTQMNSGLENFLPIQVQQPKTCESGLTFNLPTNDIVVAPRKRSRDSFNDHFTPSNTSFSTPHKPCNGLSQTPSFVGDEVLPLVQQYQLDINSIISHHTKKIRLELEEQQKHQARMLVSAIGERVMKKMNEKDEQIQRMGKINLVLQERVKTLYMENQLWRDLAQTNEATANSLRTNLEQVLLAHVSDERLSAVPVEEDVESCCGSSNDEQEGKKEEQEEVVRRLAGDAQDKSNRICRKCGERESCVLLLPCRHLCLCTVCGSSLHHTCPVCNSNMNATVHVNMSS; translated from the exons ATGGCTGTTGAAGCAAGACATCTCAGTCTTTTAAATCAGCAAATTAG GAGTGGATTTATATACAATACCCAGATGAATTCAGGGCTGGAGAACTTTTTACCGATTCAGGTTCAGCAGCCCAAGACATGTGAAAGTGGCCTTACCTTTAACCTGCCCACAAATGATATTGTTGTCGCTCCAAGGAAACGTTCAAGAGATTCATTCAATGATCACTTCACTCCCTCTAATACTTCTTTCTCTACCCCTCACAAACCCTGCAACGGACTCTCTCAAACTCCCTCTTTTGTCGGTGATGAGGTTTTGCCACTTGTTCAACAGTATCAGTTGGATATCAACTCCATCATTTCTCACCAT ACGAAGAAAATAAGACTGGAATTAGAAGAGCAACAGAAACACCAAGCGAGAATGCTGGTGTCGGCGATTGGTGAAAGGGTGATGAAGAAAATGAACGAGAAAGACGAACAGATACAGAGAATGGGGAAAATCAATTTGGTTCTACAAGAAAGAGTAAAGACTCTGTACATGGAAAATCAACTATGGAGAGATTTAGCACAGACCAACGAAGCCACCGCCAATTCACTGCGTACCAACTTGGAACAAGTCCTCCTCGCGCACGTTAGCGACGAACGCCTCTCCGCCGTACCGGTTGAGGAAGACGTCGAGTCCTGCTGCGGCAGCAGCAACGACGAGCAGGAGGGGAAAAAAGAGGAACAAGAGGAGGTCGTGCGCAGGTTAGCGGGAGATGCGCAGGATAAAAGTAACAGAATATGCAGGAAGTGTGGAGAGAGGGAATCCTGTGTGTTACTGTTACCGTGCAGGCACTTATGCTTATGCACTGTTTGCGGGTCCAGTTTACACCATACCTGCCCTGTGtgtaattcaaatatgaatgCCACAGTTCATGTTAACATGTCTTCTTGA
- the LOC129873163 gene encoding BOI-related E3 ubiquitin-protein ligase 1-like isoform X2, which translates to MAVEARHLSLLNQQISGFIYNTQMNSGLENFLPIQVQQPKTCESGLTFNLPTNDIVVAPRKRSRDSFNDHFTPSNTSFSTPHKPCNGLSQTPSFVGDEVLPLVQQYQLDINSIISHHTKKIRLELEEQQKHQARMLVSAIGERVMKKMNEKDEQIQRMGKINLVLQERVKTLYMENQLWRDLAQTNEATANSLRTNLEQVLLAHVSDERLSAVPVEEDVESCCGSSNDEQEGKKEEQEEVVRRLAGDAQDKSNRICRKCGERESCVLLLPCRHLCLCTVCGSSLHHTCPVCNSNMNATVHVNMSS; encoded by the exons ATGGCTGTTGAAGCAAGACATCTCAGTCTTTTAAATCAGCAAATTAG TGGATTTATATACAATACCCAGATGAATTCAGGGCTGGAGAACTTTTTACCGATTCAGGTTCAGCAGCCCAAGACATGTGAAAGTGGCCTTACCTTTAACCTGCCCACAAATGATATTGTTGTCGCTCCAAGGAAACGTTCAAGAGATTCATTCAATGATCACTTCACTCCCTCTAATACTTCTTTCTCTACCCCTCACAAACCCTGCAACGGACTCTCTCAAACTCCCTCTTTTGTCGGTGATGAGGTTTTGCCACTTGTTCAACAGTATCAGTTGGATATCAACTCCATCATTTCTCACCAT ACGAAGAAAATAAGACTGGAATTAGAAGAGCAACAGAAACACCAAGCGAGAATGCTGGTGTCGGCGATTGGTGAAAGGGTGATGAAGAAAATGAACGAGAAAGACGAACAGATACAGAGAATGGGGAAAATCAATTTGGTTCTACAAGAAAGAGTAAAGACTCTGTACATGGAAAATCAACTATGGAGAGATTTAGCACAGACCAACGAAGCCACCGCCAATTCACTGCGTACCAACTTGGAACAAGTCCTCCTCGCGCACGTTAGCGACGAACGCCTCTCCGCCGTACCGGTTGAGGAAGACGTCGAGTCCTGCTGCGGCAGCAGCAACGACGAGCAGGAGGGGAAAAAAGAGGAACAAGAGGAGGTCGTGCGCAGGTTAGCGGGAGATGCGCAGGATAAAAGTAACAGAATATGCAGGAAGTGTGGAGAGAGGGAATCCTGTGTGTTACTGTTACCGTGCAGGCACTTATGCTTATGCACTGTTTGCGGGTCCAGTTTACACCATACCTGCCCTGTGtgtaattcaaatatgaatgCCACAGTTCATGTTAACATGTCTTCTTGA